From a region of the Microterricola gilva genome:
- a CDS encoding acetolactate synthase large subunit, with translation MSTESQNVPSPAAPKTGAAAQANSLTGPSKTGPEKMTGSGAILRSLELLGIKDVFGLPGGAIIPFYDELMSSTAIRHILVRHEQGAGHAAEGYASSSNQVGVAIATSGPGATNLVTAIADAYMDSVPLLAITGQVFSTLMGTDAFQEADIVGITMPITKHSFLVKRAEDIPATIAAAHLIASTGRPGPVLVDITKDAQQGEMTFSWPPKIELPGYRPVTKAHGKQIQAAAQMLAEAKKPVLYVGGGVIRARASAELKVLAEASGAPVVTTLMARGAFPDSHQQHLGMPGMHGTVPAVLSLQEADLIVSLGARFDDRVTGKVGLFAPNAKIVHVDVDPAEISKIRNADVPIVGDAKDVIIDLTAALAEATGGTAPDLGEWWSYLDDLRERYPLGYSKPSDGLLAPQYVIQRIGELTGPEGIYAAGVGQHQMWSAQFIKYERPNAWLNSGGAGTMGYSVPAAMGAKVAEPDRVVWAIDGDGCFQMTNQELATCMINNIPIKVAIINNSSLGMVRQWQTMFYEGRHSFTDLNTGHETAMVPDFVKLADAYGALGIRVRTEDEVDAAIKLALETNDRPVVIDFIVSRDAMVWPMVPQGLSNSSIQYAKDHAPAWEEE, from the coding sequence ATGTCTACGGAATCTCAGAACGTGCCTTCGCCGGCCGCACCCAAAACGGGAGCGGCCGCGCAGGCGAACTCATTGACCGGGCCGAGTAAAACCGGCCCAGAGAAGATGACGGGGTCAGGCGCGATCCTGCGCAGCCTGGAGCTTCTCGGCATCAAGGACGTCTTCGGCCTTCCGGGCGGAGCCATCATCCCGTTCTACGACGAGCTCATGTCGTCGACGGCCATCCGGCACATCCTGGTGCGTCACGAACAGGGCGCAGGCCACGCGGCGGAGGGCTACGCCTCCTCGAGCAACCAGGTCGGCGTCGCGATCGCGACATCCGGCCCTGGTGCGACGAACCTCGTCACCGCCATCGCCGACGCATACATGGACTCGGTGCCGCTGCTGGCGATCACCGGCCAGGTGTTCTCGACGCTGATGGGAACGGACGCCTTCCAGGAGGCCGACATCGTGGGCATCACGATGCCGATCACCAAGCACTCCTTCCTCGTGAAGCGCGCGGAGGACATCCCGGCGACGATCGCCGCCGCACACCTGATCGCCTCGACCGGTCGCCCCGGCCCCGTGCTCGTCGACATCACCAAGGACGCCCAGCAGGGCGAGATGACCTTCAGCTGGCCGCCGAAGATCGAACTGCCCGGCTACCGTCCCGTCACCAAGGCGCATGGCAAGCAGATCCAGGCCGCGGCCCAGATGCTGGCCGAGGCCAAGAAACCGGTGCTCTACGTGGGCGGCGGCGTGATCCGCGCCCGCGCCTCCGCCGAGCTCAAGGTGCTCGCAGAGGCATCCGGTGCCCCCGTCGTGACCACGCTGATGGCCCGCGGCGCGTTCCCGGACTCGCACCAGCAGCACCTCGGCATGCCGGGAATGCACGGAACGGTCCCCGCGGTGCTCTCGCTGCAGGAGGCCGACCTCATCGTGTCGCTCGGCGCCCGCTTCGACGACCGTGTCACGGGCAAGGTCGGGCTGTTCGCGCCGAACGCCAAGATCGTGCACGTCGACGTCGACCCGGCCGAGATCTCCAAGATCCGCAACGCCGACGTGCCCATCGTCGGTGACGCCAAAGACGTGATCATCGATCTGACCGCTGCCCTGGCCGAGGCGACGGGCGGCACAGCCCCCGACCTCGGGGAGTGGTGGAGCTACCTCGACGATCTGCGCGAGCGCTACCCGCTCGGCTACAGCAAGCCGAGCGACGGCCTGCTCGCACCGCAGTACGTGATCCAGCGCATCGGTGAGCTCACCGGTCCGGAGGGTATCTACGCTGCCGGCGTCGGCCAGCACCAGATGTGGTCCGCGCAGTTCATCAAGTACGAGCGTCCCAACGCCTGGCTGAACTCGGGTGGTGCCGGAACGATGGGCTACTCGGTGCCGGCCGCCATGGGTGCCAAGGTCGCAGAGCCCGACCGCGTCGTCTGGGCGATCGACGGCGACGGATGCTTCCAGATGACCAATCAGGAACTCGCGACCTGCATGATCAACAACATCCCGATCAAGGTCGCGATCATCAACAACTCCTCGCTCGGCATGGTGCGCCAGTGGCAGACCATGTTCTACGAGGGCCGTCACAGCTTCACCGACCTGAACACCGGTCACGAGACGGCGATGGTTCCAGACTTCGTCAAGCTCGCCGATGCATACGGTGCCCTCGGCATCCGCGTGCGAACTGAGGACGAGGTCGACGCCGCGATCAAGCTGGCGCTGGAGACGAACGACCGCCCGGTCGTCATCGACTTCATCGTGAGCCGCGACGCCATGGTGTGGCCGATGGTCCCGCAGGGCCTGTCGAACAGTTCCATCCAGTACGCCAAAGATCACGCACCAGCCTGGGAAGAGGAGTAA
- the ilvD gene encoding dihydroxy-acid dehydratase produces the protein MPEIDIKPRSRAVTDGIEATTSRGMLRAVGMGDEDWDKPQIGIASSWNEITPCNLSLDRLAQGAKEGVHSGGGYPLQFGTISVSDGISMGHEGMHFSLVSREVIADSVETVMMAERLDGSVLLAGCDKSLPGMLMAAARLDLASVFLYAGSIAPGWVKLSDGTEKEVTIIDSFEAVGACKAGTMTEEDLKRIECAIAPGEGACGGMYTANTMASVAEALGMSLPGSAAPPSADRRRDYFAHRSGEAVVNMLRLGITARDILTKKAFENAVTVAMALGGSTNVVLHLLAIAHEAEVELTLDDFNRIGDKVPHLADMKPFGKYVMADVDRHGGIPVLMRALLEAGLLHGDALTVTGKTVAENLELLNPDPLDGEVIRTLDNPIHATGGITVLQGSFAPEGAVVKTAGFDAEVFEGPARVFERERGAMDALTEGKISKGDVVIIRYEGPKGGPGMREMLSITAAIKGAGLGKDVLLLTDGRFSGGTTGLCIGHIAPEAVDAGPIAFVRDGDLIRVDIAARSLDLLVDETELAARREGWAPLPPRYTRGVLAKYSKLVHSAAEGAVTG, from the coding sequence ATGCCTGAGATTGATATCAAGCCACGAAGCCGTGCAGTCACTGATGGAATTGAAGCCACGACCAGCCGCGGAATGCTCCGCGCCGTTGGAATGGGCGATGAGGACTGGGACAAGCCCCAGATCGGTATTGCGAGCTCGTGGAACGAGATCACCCCGTGCAACCTGAGCCTTGACCGGCTCGCACAGGGCGCCAAGGAAGGCGTGCACTCCGGCGGGGGATACCCGCTGCAGTTCGGCACCATCTCCGTCTCCGACGGCATCTCGATGGGGCACGAGGGCATGCACTTCTCGCTTGTCTCCCGCGAGGTCATCGCCGACTCGGTCGAGACCGTCATGATGGCCGAGCGCCTCGACGGCTCCGTGCTGCTTGCCGGCTGCGACAAGTCGCTGCCAGGCATGCTGATGGCCGCGGCCCGGCTCGACCTGGCATCCGTGTTCCTCTACGCGGGCTCCATCGCGCCCGGCTGGGTGAAGCTCTCCGACGGCACGGAGAAGGAGGTCACCATCATCGACTCCTTCGAGGCCGTCGGCGCCTGCAAGGCGGGCACCATGACCGAGGAAGACCTCAAGCGCATCGAGTGTGCCATCGCCCCCGGCGAGGGTGCATGTGGCGGCATGTACACGGCCAACACCATGGCATCCGTCGCGGAGGCCCTCGGCATGAGCCTCCCCGGCTCGGCGGCGCCGCCATCGGCCGACCGCCGTCGCGACTACTTCGCGCACCGTTCGGGTGAGGCCGTCGTCAACATGCTGCGCCTCGGCATCACGGCCCGTGACATCCTCACCAAGAAGGCCTTCGAGAACGCCGTCACCGTCGCCATGGCTCTCGGCGGCTCGACCAACGTCGTGCTGCACCTGCTGGCCATCGCACACGAGGCAGAGGTCGAGCTCACCCTCGACGACTTCAACCGCATCGGCGACAAGGTTCCGCACCTGGCCGACATGAAGCCGTTCGGCAAGTACGTCATGGCCGACGTCGACCGCCACGGCGGCATCCCCGTGCTCATGCGTGCGCTGCTCGAGGCCGGCCTGCTGCACGGCGACGCGCTCACCGTGACGGGCAAGACCGTCGCAGAGAACCTCGAGCTGCTGAACCCCGACCCGCTCGACGGCGAGGTCATCCGCACCCTCGACAACCCCATCCACGCAACCGGTGGCATCACCGTGCTGCAGGGGTCCTTCGCTCCGGAGGGCGCAGTCGTGAAGACCGCCGGTTTCGACGCCGAGGTCTTCGAGGGTCCGGCACGCGTCTTCGAGCGTGAGCGTGGGGCGATGGACGCGCTCACGGAGGGCAAGATCAGCAAGGGTGACGTCGTCATCATCCGCTACGAGGGCCCCAAGGGTGGACCCGGTATGCGCGAGATGCTCTCCATCACCGCCGCCATCAAGGGCGCCGGACTCGGAAAAGATGTACTACTCTTGACGGACGGCCGATTCTCAGGTGGCACAACCGGACTGTGCATCGGCCACATAGCACCCGAAGCAGTGGACGCTGGTCCCATTGCCTTCGTGCGCGATGGTGATCTTATACGGGTCGATATCGCGGCCCGCTCCCTTGACCTACTTGTCGACGAGACTGAGCTGGCCGCCCGCCGTGAAGGCTGGGCACCCCTTCCCCCGCGCTATACCCGTGGCGTTCTCGCGAAATACTCCAAGCTCGTGCACTCCGCCGCAGAAGGCGCAGTCACCGGCTAG
- the ilvC gene encoding ketol-acid reductoisomerase: protein MSEIFYDKDADLSIIQGKKVAIIGYGSQGHAHALNLRDSGVEVVIGLKDGSKSAPKAQDEGFTVLSVADAAEWADLIMILAPDQHQRSIYNNEIKDKLSAGKTLAFAHGFNIRFGYIDAPKDVDVILVAPKAPGHTVRREFVAGRGIPDIIAVENDATGQAWDIALSYASAIGGARAGVIKTTFTEETETDLFGEQAVLCGGVSQLVQYGFETLTEAGYQPQIAYFEVLHELKLIVDLMWEGGIAKQRWSVSDTAEFGDYVSGPRVIDPSVKENMKAVLADIQSGAFAKRFIDDQDAGAPEFLALRAKGEAHPIEETGRELRSLFAWKQLDDDYTDGSVAR from the coding sequence ATGTCTGAGATTTTTTACGACAAAGACGCCGATCTGTCGATCATCCAGGGCAAGAAGGTCGCCATCATCGGTTACGGCTCGCAGGGTCACGCCCACGCGCTGAACCTCCGCGACTCCGGCGTCGAGGTCGTCATCGGACTCAAGGACGGCTCCAAGTCGGCCCCGAAGGCACAGGACGAGGGCTTCACCGTTCTCTCCGTCGCCGACGCTGCCGAGTGGGCAGACCTCATCATGATCCTCGCTCCCGACCAGCACCAGCGTTCGATCTACAACAACGAGATCAAAGACAAGCTGTCCGCCGGCAAGACCCTTGCCTTCGCTCACGGCTTCAACATCCGCTTCGGCTACATCGACGCCCCGAAGGACGTCGACGTCATCCTCGTCGCCCCGAAGGCCCCCGGCCACACGGTTCGTCGCGAGTTCGTCGCGGGCCGCGGCATCCCGGACATCATCGCCGTTGAGAACGACGCGACCGGCCAGGCCTGGGACATCGCGCTCTCGTACGCCTCGGCCATCGGCGGCGCCCGCGCCGGCGTCATCAAGACCACCTTCACCGAGGAGACCGAGACCGACCTGTTCGGTGAGCAGGCCGTTCTCTGCGGCGGCGTTTCGCAGCTCGTCCAGTACGGCTTCGAGACCCTGACCGAGGCCGGCTACCAGCCGCAGATCGCCTACTTCGAGGTGCTGCACGAGCTCAAGCTCATCGTCGACCTCATGTGGGAGGGTGGCATCGCCAAGCAGCGTTGGAGCGTCTCCGACACCGCCGAGTTCGGTGACTACGTCTCCGGCCCGCGCGTGATCGACCCCTCCGTCAAGGAGAACATGAAGGCCGTTCTCGCCGACATCCAGAGCGGTGCATTCGCCAAGCGCTTCATCGACGACCAGGATGCCGGTGCACCCGAGTTCCTCGCGCTGCGCGCAAAGGGCGAGGCTCACCCGATCGAGGAGACCGGCCGCGAACTGCGCAGCCTCTTCGCGTGGAAGCAGCTCGACGACGACTACACCGACGGCAGCGTCGCACGCTAG
- the ilvN gene encoding acetolactate synthase small subunit, which produces MSTHVLSLLVEDKPGLLTRVAGLFARRGFNIESLAVGHSEIEGLSRITVVVDVDRLPLEQVTKQLNKLVNVIKIVELDPTQSVQREHLLIKVKVDNTTRSQVLEAVTLFRARVVDVANDALVIEVTGDSGKTSALLRVLEPYGIKEIAQSGLLAIGRGSKSITERVFKN; this is translated from the coding sequence ATGAGCACCCACGTTCTGAGCCTGCTCGTCGAAGACAAGCCCGGCCTGCTGACCCGAGTCGCCGGGCTCTTCGCCCGCCGCGGCTTCAACATCGAGAGCCTCGCCGTCGGCCACAGTGAGATCGAGGGCCTCTCTCGCATCACCGTCGTCGTCGACGTCGACCGCCTGCCGCTCGAGCAGGTGACCAAGCAGTTGAACAAGCTCGTCAACGTCATCAAGATCGTCGAGCTCGACCCGACCCAGTCGGTGCAGCGGGAACACCTGCTCATCAAGGTCAAGGTCGACAACACGACCCGTTCGCAGGTGCTCGAGGCGGTCACGCTGTTCCGTGCCCGCGTCGTCGACGTCGCCAACGATGCCCTCGTGATCGAGGTCACCGGCGATTCGGGCAAGACGAGCGCGCTGCTGCGCGTTCTCGAGCCCTACGGCATCAAGGAGATCGCCCAGTCGGGGCTGCTCGCCATCGGCCGCGGCTCCAAGTCGATCACCGAGCGCGTCTTCAAGAATTAA
- a CDS encoding BTAD domain-containing putative transcriptional regulator produces the protein MEIRVFGDLTIAGGPLGPKERSLLAALALRLGSIVTPGELAEAVWGDDAPTTWPKQLQALIVHIRRVLGRTAVVTSRSGYRLTVDSDAIDAVRFERLLGAARQHRADGDPARAIDAIERAFALWLGPPYVDLAEWPPALLEAARLGEVRATAEEDLLEARLELGEHRAVVADAEHLVRSAPLRERRWAIVATALYRSGRQADALATLRSARTRLADELGIEPGAELIALESAILRHEASLDAPAAPPQSNGECPYRGLLAFGAEDAATFFGRDADIQLALARLRGSSFLALAGSSGCGKSSLMLAGLVPSLRSLGRIVVVVGSGRASSAAIRDALSDRRGADVVVIDQFEELLNAGLPIDEVGTCCRLIADAVEAGRTVIVAVRSDYLDACAAEPSIGPLVAQGVHLVGPLSPAGLRSAIEQPAHLAGLRLETGLVELVLRDAAGEPGALPHVSHALVETWLRREGSTLTVAGYEESGGISGAIAQSADQLYQSLDPRQQLICRATLLRLVEIGSDGAPMRRRIRIEPLRKDAIHEQVLIGLERARLVSAEEDTLVVAHESLATAWPRLRGWLESDADGARVMHALDTAASMWEMEGRPDEGLFRGARLQSALEWQDSRSPELTAVEADFLSASRGREQAAAAELARRATHDRRQNRRLRALLFTTIAMLAVAATAGGLVALSARETAAQRTEATIEALTSTSLSLRTTERDVSALLAVEAHRRWPDDPRTHSALMGAMEGANGLLRVTYVPGVREMVGRVVPGTRLVAVVTDTRRTQLFDLDTGELVRTLDIERGGADLNVHLGPVVSADGRLVAVAEQSASGDGPALGHASIRFADVASGAMARSPVELEGVLSSIAISPDGTTVAAIDSTGALSLVDAVSGTVRTVIGVPTHAEVSDSDRAGTIGFTPAGLLVYGTVAGDALLIDPPTGVVTAHIALPAASANVSMSVLSDSLALVTGDRRISALDLSARSVSWSQQFEGEQGKPCPWLAASSARDSLYCGDLWGRIEERSLSAGVPTGRHLDLQFGFVGALAVSADGRKLDVVGRGTAAFSQWMLDDSGPATRVIAEGWRVGDGYSVTGSQVLAGVVPPDSAASGAGPSSMAVIDTVTGDPSFTVPDGWAEVGWTGDGVLIGRHGTAESSTFRLLSARTGRDWGMDFAPGVDPFFWPSADGTKLYAGDHDGAVYTLDPATGRRIGPTFRVEGRIQSASTNSTASRVLFTSYDPKLGFTSSLYDGTNGRQLRGGLLGPVTAVLTERGEIVGLEPDRVSRYDAETFEFIGELPGIPGGLARISVSSDGRSVAAFSQNGTVSLYDVESGIRLGEPIRVASPEIWAAFIRPDGQELAVNATGGIAVWDLRPEKQAEAACRMAGRDLTRDEWKTYLADIGPYRSSCGFGGG, from the coding sequence GTGGAGATTCGCGTGTTCGGCGATCTCACGATTGCCGGTGGCCCGCTCGGCCCGAAAGAGCGTTCCCTCCTCGCCGCACTCGCGCTGCGATTGGGCTCCATCGTCACGCCCGGGGAGCTGGCCGAGGCGGTCTGGGGCGACGATGCACCCACGACATGGCCGAAGCAGCTGCAAGCGCTCATCGTGCACATCAGGCGGGTACTCGGTCGCACGGCGGTCGTCACCTCCCGTTCCGGCTACCGCCTCACCGTCGACAGCGACGCGATCGATGCCGTGCGTTTCGAACGACTTCTCGGCGCAGCTCGACAACACCGAGCCGACGGTGACCCTGCACGTGCCATTGACGCGATCGAGCGCGCTTTCGCACTCTGGCTGGGGCCGCCGTACGTCGACCTAGCCGAATGGCCTCCCGCGTTGCTCGAGGCGGCACGACTTGGCGAGGTGCGGGCCACCGCGGAGGAGGATCTGCTCGAAGCCCGGCTGGAGCTCGGCGAACACCGCGCGGTGGTGGCCGACGCCGAACATCTCGTGCGTTCTGCTCCGTTGCGCGAGCGCCGGTGGGCGATCGTGGCGACAGCGCTGTACCGCAGCGGCCGCCAGGCCGATGCGCTCGCGACCTTGCGCAGTGCACGCACCCGGCTGGCCGACGAGCTCGGCATCGAGCCGGGTGCAGAGCTTATCGCCCTCGAATCGGCGATCCTCCGCCACGAGGCCTCGCTCGACGCACCGGCGGCACCGCCTCAGTCGAACGGCGAATGCCCGTACCGCGGCCTGCTGGCATTCGGCGCCGAGGACGCCGCGACCTTCTTCGGGCGTGACGCCGACATCCAGCTCGCCCTCGCGCGGCTGAGGGGCTCGTCGTTCCTTGCGCTCGCCGGCTCCTCGGGATGCGGCAAGTCATCGCTCATGCTCGCCGGGCTCGTCCCCTCCCTGCGTTCGCTCGGACGGATCGTCGTCGTCGTCGGATCTGGGCGTGCATCATCCGCGGCCATCCGAGACGCCCTCTCGGATCGCCGCGGCGCCGACGTCGTTGTGATCGACCAGTTCGAGGAGCTCCTCAACGCCGGCCTTCCGATCGACGAGGTGGGCACCTGCTGCCGGCTGATCGCGGATGCCGTCGAAGCCGGCCGCACCGTCATCGTCGCTGTCCGCTCCGACTACCTCGACGCCTGCGCGGCCGAGCCGAGCATCGGCCCGCTCGTCGCGCAGGGAGTCCACCTCGTCGGGCCGCTCTCCCCCGCTGGCCTGCGGAGTGCGATCGAACAGCCGGCGCACCTCGCGGGGCTGCGTCTCGAGACGGGCCTGGTGGAGCTCGTACTTCGCGACGCGGCCGGCGAACCCGGCGCCCTCCCCCATGTTTCCCACGCCCTCGTCGAGACCTGGTTGCGGCGCGAGGGCTCAACGCTCACCGTGGCGGGCTATGAAGAGTCCGGTGGGATCTCCGGAGCCATCGCCCAGTCTGCTGACCAGCTGTACCAGTCACTCGACCCTCGGCAACAGCTGATCTGCCGCGCGACACTGCTCCGCCTCGTCGAGATCGGCTCCGATGGCGCACCGATGCGACGGCGCATCCGAATCGAGCCGCTCCGCAAGGACGCCATACATGAGCAGGTGCTCATCGGCTTGGAGCGGGCCCGTCTGGTCAGCGCCGAGGAGGACACACTCGTCGTCGCCCACGAGTCGCTGGCCACGGCGTGGCCAAGGCTGCGTGGCTGGCTCGAATCGGATGCCGACGGAGCGCGCGTCATGCATGCACTCGACACCGCCGCGAGCATGTGGGAGATGGAAGGGCGCCCCGATGAAGGGCTCTTCCGCGGTGCCCGGCTGCAGTCCGCACTCGAGTGGCAGGATTCACGCTCGCCGGAGCTGACCGCGGTTGAGGCAGACTTCCTCAGCGCGTCCCGCGGACGTGAGCAGGCGGCCGCCGCAGAACTCGCGCGGCGTGCAACGCACGACCGGCGACAGAATCGACGGCTGCGCGCTCTACTCTTCACGACCATCGCCATGCTCGCGGTGGCCGCAACCGCTGGCGGTCTCGTCGCCCTCAGCGCGCGGGAGACTGCGGCGCAGCGAACGGAAGCGACGATCGAGGCACTCACCAGCACCTCGCTCTCGCTGCGCACGACGGAGCGAGATGTGTCGGCGCTCCTCGCAGTGGAGGCCCACAGACGCTGGCCCGATGACCCCCGAACGCATTCCGCGTTGATGGGCGCAATGGAAGGCGCCAACGGCCTGCTTCGTGTGACGTACGTTCCGGGTGTTCGCGAGATGGTTGGCCGCGTCGTGCCCGGCACGCGACTTGTGGCCGTCGTCACAGACACACGCCGAACCCAGCTCTTCGATCTCGACACGGGCGAGCTCGTACGCACACTCGACATCGAGCGAGGCGGCGCCGATCTGAACGTCCACCTTGGCCCCGTGGTCAGCGCCGACGGCCGCCTTGTCGCCGTCGCAGAGCAGTCGGCATCGGGTGACGGCCCGGCGCTCGGCCACGCTTCGATCCGCTTCGCCGACGTTGCCAGCGGAGCGATGGCGCGCAGCCCTGTCGAGCTGGAGGGCGTGTTGTCGTCGATCGCGATCAGCCCGGACGGTACAACGGTCGCGGCCATCGACTCAACGGGTGCGTTATCGCTGGTGGATGCCGTGTCCGGCACGGTGAGGACCGTCATCGGCGTGCCGACCCACGCCGAGGTGTCCGACTCCGATCGGGCGGGTACCATCGGGTTCACCCCGGCCGGACTGCTCGTCTACGGCACCGTCGCTGGGGACGCACTCCTGATTGATCCACCGACAGGTGTGGTCACGGCCCATATCGCGCTGCCCGCAGCTTCGGCGAACGTGTCGATGTCGGTGCTCTCGGATTCGCTGGCCCTCGTGACCGGAGATCGGCGAATCTCGGCGCTCGACCTCTCTGCGCGCAGCGTCTCCTGGTCGCAGCAGTTCGAGGGCGAACAGGGCAAGCCATGCCCGTGGCTCGCGGCCTCGTCGGCGCGTGACAGCCTCTACTGCGGCGACCTGTGGGGCCGGATCGAGGAGCGCAGCCTCTCGGCCGGCGTTCCAACTGGGCGTCACCTCGACCTGCAGTTCGGATTCGTCGGCGCCCTGGCGGTCTCAGCGGATGGCCGAAAGCTCGACGTGGTCGGGCGCGGCACGGCCGCGTTCTCGCAGTGGATGCTCGATGACTCCGGGCCGGCCACGCGAGTGATCGCCGAAGGCTGGCGGGTGGGTGACGGCTACTCTGTCACCGGATCTCAGGTGCTGGCCGGGGTCGTTCCGCCCGACTCCGCGGCATCCGGGGCGGGTCCGAGCAGCATGGCGGTCATCGACACCGTCACCGGCGACCCCTCGTTCACTGTGCCCGACGGCTGGGCGGAGGTCGGATGGACGGGCGACGGCGTACTCATCGGCAGACACGGTACTGCGGAGTCGAGCACATTCCGGTTGCTGTCTGCACGCACGGGGCGGGACTGGGGAATGGACTTCGCGCCGGGCGTCGACCCATTCTTCTGGCCGAGCGCCGACGGCACCAAGCTCTATGCAGGCGATCACGACGGCGCGGTGTACACCCTCGATCCGGCGACCGGGAGGCGCATCGGGCCGACGTTTCGTGTCGAAGGGCGAATCCAGTCCGCGTCGACGAACAGCACGGCGTCACGGGTGTTGTTCACCAGCTATGACCCGAAGCTCGGGTTCACGAGCAGCCTCTACGACGGCACAAACGGGCGGCAGCTCAGGGGTGGACTGCTCGGCCCAGTGACGGCCGTCCTGACGGAACGGGGGGAGATCGTCGGCCTCGAACCGGATCGGGTCTCGCGGTACGACGCGGAGACCTTTGAGTTCATCGGCGAGCTCCCCGGCATCCCCGGCGGACTGGCCAGAATCAGCGTCAGCTCCGACGGGCGCAGCGTTGCGGCGTTCTCCCAGAACGGCACAGTGTCGCTTTACGACGTCGAGAGCGGCATCCGCCTGGGTGAGCCCATCCGGGTGGCCAGCCCCGAGATCTGGGCGGCGTTCATCCGGCCCGACGGCCAGGAACTGGCTGTGAATGCGACTGGCGGGATCGCCGTCTGGGACCTGCGCCCCGAAAAGCAGGCAGAGGCCGCCTGCCGCATGGCCGGTCGCGACCTGACTCGCGACGAGTGGAAGACATACCTCGCCGACATCGGACCCTATCGTTCAAGCTGCGGTTTCGGCGGCGGCTGA